In a genomic window of Taylorella equigenitalis ATCC 35865:
- a CDS encoding Smr/MutS family protein, with translation MPSNRKQKLGLKDLKNFKAFKSNPGDSYYEDLKDGQKKQPQESKSNSLKDGRLQTREDKKSSTEGKSEISQQVSPQKVQFQLNISPEDKLLFIKSIRGVVKLNDSNRYEHKPYEKQLTEIFKNKRLQAEGRVERTKKSLKDTKPKKARKNIAKIVDNYGHDFYLAPSIGHDVIKKLKQGHWAIESTLDLHGFTEDEAYERFERFMSSCVIHKVRCCMVIHGKGLGSKDGVPILKSAVMSWCRDRPSVAAFVPAPDNIGGDGALLILNKIS, from the coding sequence ATGCCCTCTAATAGAAAACAAAAGCTTGGGCTTAAGGATTTGAAGAATTTTAAAGCTTTTAAATCTAACCCAGGCGATAGCTATTATGAGGACCTAAAAGATGGTCAGAAAAAACAACCTCAAGAATCAAAGTCTAATTCTTTAAAAGACGGTCGATTGCAAACAAGGGAAGACAAAAAATCATCCACCGAAGGTAAAAGTGAGATTTCACAGCAAGTCTCACCTCAAAAAGTTCAATTTCAATTAAATATCTCCCCCGAGGACAAGTTACTATTTATAAAATCCATCAGAGGTGTTGTAAAACTTAACGATTCAAATCGCTACGAACACAAACCTTATGAAAAACAACTTACAGAAATCTTCAAAAATAAAAGACTTCAAGCTGAAGGAAGAGTTGAGCGAACAAAAAAATCTTTAAAAGACACTAAGCCTAAAAAAGCACGCAAGAATATTGCCAAAATAGTGGACAATTATGGGCATGATTTCTACCTTGCACCAAGCATCGGACACGATGTTATAAAAAAATTAAAGCAAGGGCATTGGGCAATTGAATCTACACTTGATTTACATGGATTTACGGAAGATGAGGCGTACGAACGATTCGAGCGATTTATGAGTTCTTGTGTGATTCATAAGGTGCGTTGTTGCATGGTAATTCACGGAAAAGGTTTAGGGTCAAAAGATGGTGTCCCTATATTAAAATCGGCTGTTATGTCTTGGTGTCGGGATAGACCAAGTGTTGCGGCTTTTGTGCCGGCTCCAGATAATATTGGCGGGGACGGTGCACTATTAATTCTTAATAAAATATCATGA